Proteins encoded within one genomic window of Rhinolophus sinicus isolate RSC01 linkage group LG14, ASM3656204v1, whole genome shotgun sequence:
- the CD101 gene encoding immunoglobulin superfamily member 2 — protein MARIPPVASFFLFLTKLSFGQREVTVQKGPLVRAEGYPISIGCNVTGHKGPSEQHFQWSVELATAPTQNVQIISTKDATFTYAVYAQRVRNREIDIQRVQGNSVFLHISKLQMEDSGEYECDTPNTDGKYYGSYSAKTHLTVIPDTLSATMSPQTLSKDEGDPLELTCEVAKATAQHTHLSVTWYLMRDGKRSQAMEIISLSKDFMLIPGLAYTERVAAGDVRLDKLGATAFRLSIGHLQPSDQGQLFCEAKEWIQDPDESWTCIAKKQTEQTTLWIQPAVRDFQINIRANSTFIAGKPLELVCHVVGSGRDPQLQGFWFFNDNEMAFIDAGGVLVLKKDYKERASQGQLQVSKLSPKTFSLKIFAAGPEDEGTYSCAVAEVARTQMGSWHVLQRKQSPDSYVNLRKPAARSVAVSTMDGQQAVWEGEALTLVCQVDGAESLLSVNWWHIPQDQTQPEFVVGMEQDGTVQLGASYRKPKNHANVRLEKRVWSTFQLEIMPTSVTDSGTYECRVSEKTQKPAGELSWTQKLSVTVKSLQSSLQVNLMSRQPQVTLTNPFDLSCTVKAGYSDLKVLLTVTWQFQRTGSQVFQQLIRITHNGTIEWGDVPTQFQKKTKVSQSPFLSQLLIHDATEEEAGMYRCKVEVYDRNSLHTSGSARASASSHPLSIAVTLPESKLTVNSSSQVREVSINSNTDVECSILSRSTRNLQLAVIWYFSPMSTNNASWLRILKMDQTSVVKFYTPQRKQKFHIEKVSQDLFQLHILNIGDSDQGRYRCSVQEWLLSTNGAWHKLGEETSGLTELKLRPTGSKVRVSKVYWAENATEHRDVVIPCSLESSGNSASLLSVMWFRHRENSRSEMLVHLQHDGLLVYGEDSLQRHLYCYRSSPTDFVLKLHRVEMGDAGVYWCRVTEWQLHGIPSNLVNQSSDVSQHIVLTVLPSETTFLSRVCSSAPLFNFMFIYPVILFILLLISLLGFYWKARKLSTLRRNVQKDKALWMDMKGPRHILTDRSEEEDDH, from the exons ATGGCACGCATCCCACCTGTggcatctttctttctctttctga CTAAGCTCAGCTTTGGCCAGAGAGAAGTAACAGTTCAGAAAGGACCGCTTGTTAGAGCAGAAGGCTACCCCATCAGCATCGGCTGCAATGTAACTGGCCACAAGGGGCCTTCCGAGCAGCATTTTCAGTGGTCTGTGGAGCTAGCGACAGCCCCGACCCAAAATGTCCAGATCATTAGCACGAAGGATGCCACCTTCACTTACGCAGTGTATGCACAGCGGGTACGAAATAGGGAAATCGACATCCAGAGGGTCCAGGGCAACTCCGTCTTCTTGCACATCTCCAAGCTCCAGATGGAGGATTCTGGCGAGTATGAGTGTGACACACCAAACACTGATGGAAAATACTATGGGAGTTACAGTGCAAAGACTCATCTAACCG TCATTCCAGATACCCTCTCTGCCACCATGAGTCCCCAGACTCTCAGTAAGGATGAAGGTGACCCATTAGAACTTACCTGTGAAGTCGCCAAAGCCACAGCTCAACATACCCACCTGTCTGTCACCTGGTACCTGATGCGGGATGGAAAAAGAAGTCAAGCCATGGAGATTATTTCCCTCTCCAAAGATTTTATGTTGATTCCTGGGCTCGCGTATACAGAGAGGGTCGCGGCTGGTGACGTGCGGCTGGATAAGCTGGGGGCCACTGCCTTCAGGCTGTCCATCGGGCACCTGCAGCCCTCAGATCAAGGCCAGCTGTTCTGTGAGGCCAAGGAATGGATTCAGGATCCAGATGAAAGCTGGACTTGCATCGCGAAAAAGCAGACAGAGCAAACAACTCTGTGGATCCAGCCAGCAG TGAGAGATTTCCAAATCAACATCAGGGCGAACAGCACATTTATCGCAGGAAAACCCTTAGAACTGGTTTGCCACGTAGTGGGCAGTGGCCGGGACCCACAGCTTCAGGGTTTTTGGTTCTTCAATGATAATGAAATGGCTTTTATTGATGCTGGTGGAGTTCTGGTCCTGAAGAAAGACTACAAAGAGAGAGCAAGTCAAGGACAACTCCAGGTTTCAAAGTTAAGCCCCAAGACTTTCTCTCTCAAGATCTTCGCTGCGGGCCCAGAGGACGAAGGAACCTACAGCTGTGCAGTGGCAGAGGTGGCAAGAACTCAGATGGGCTCCTGGCATGTGCTTCAGAGAAAGCAGTCACCAGACAGCTATGTAAACCTGAGGAAGCCAGCAG CAAGAAGTGTGGCCGTGTCCACCATGGACGGGCAGCAAGCCGTGTGGGAAGGAGAGGCACTGACCCTTGTCTGCCAGGTAGATGGAGCAGAGAGTCTGCTGTCTGTGAACTGGTGGCACATCCCACAGGACCAGACACAGCCAGAGTTTGTGGTTGGCATGGAGCAGGATGGCACCGTGCAGCTGGGTGCCTCCTACAGGAAACCCAAGAATCACGCCAACGTAAGGCTGGAGAAAAGGGTCTGGAGCACCTTCCAGCTGGAGATCATGCCCACTTCTGTCACAGACAGTGGCACATATGAGTGCAGAGTGTCTGAGAAGACCCAGAAGCCGGCCGGAGAGCTGAGCTGGACTCAGAAGTTGTCCGTCACTGTGAAATCTCTAC AGTCAAGTTTACAAGTTAACCTGATGAGCCGTCAACCACAAGTGACATTAACCAACCCCTTTGACCTGTCCTGCACCGTGAAGGCTGGTTACTCTGACCTCAAGGTCCTACTCACTGTGACATGGCAGTTCCAGCGAACTGGGTCTCAAGTCTTTCAACAACTTATCCGAATCACCCATAATGGCACTATCGAGTGGGGGGATGTTCCAACCCAGTTCCAAAAGAAGACGAAAGTTTCAcagtctccatttctttctcaACTCCTAATCCACGATGCCACGGAGGAAGAGGCGGGAATGTATCGGTGTAAAGTGGAAGTTTATGACAGAAATTCCCTACACACAAGTGGCTCTGCGAGGGCTTCTGCCAGCTCTCACCCACTCAGCATAGCTGTCACTTTACCAG AGAGCAAGCTGACAGTGAATTCAAGCAGTCAAGTCCGAGAGGTCTCCATCAACTCCAACACTGACGTAGAATGTAGCATCTTGTCCCGGTCCACCAGAAACCTTCAGCTGGCCGTTATTTGGTACTTCTCTCCCATGTCCACCAATAATGCATCCTGGCTGAGGATTCTGAAAATGGACCAAACCAGTGTTGTAAAATTTTACACCCCACAGAGAAAGCAAAAATTCCACATCGAGAAAGTTTCCCAAGACTTGTTTCAGCTGCACATTCTGAATATAGGAGACAGTGATCAGGGCAGATATCGCTGCTCTGTGCAGGAATGGCTCTTGTCTACAAACGGCGCTTGGCACAAGCTTGGAGAAGAGACATCAGGTCTGACAGAACTGAAACTCAGGCCCACAG GAAGTAAGGTACGTGTCTCCAAAGTGTACTGGGCGGAAAATGCCACCGAGCATAGAGACGTGGTCATTCCCTGCAGCCTGGAGAGCTCCGGCAATTCGGCCTCCCTGTTATCTGTGATGTGGTTCCGGCACAGAGAAAATTCTAGAAGTGAAATGCTGGTGCACCTGCAGCATGATGGCTTGCTGGTGTATGGTGAAGACAGTCTCCAGAGGCACCTGTACTGTTACCGTTCGTCCCCTACAGATTTTGTCCTGAAGCTTCACCGGGTGGAGATGGGAGATGCTGGAGTGTACTGGTGCAGGGTGACAGAGTGGCAGCTCCATGGCATCCCAAGCAACTTGGTCAACCAATCGTCAGATGTGTCACAGCATATAGTACTCACGGTGCTGCCTTCAG